Proteins encoded by one window of Salirhabdus salicampi:
- the pstB gene encoding phosphate ABC transporter ATP-binding protein PstB, producing MSVFTKPVMEEQPITEEVKKKRVFDISDLNLWYGEDQALKDINLEIVENDITAIIGPSGCGKSTFLKTLNRMVELVPIVKTSGTIKYKDQNIFAPKYQVEDLRTRVGMVFQKPNPFPKSIYDNVAYGPRIHGIKKKKDLDAIVEKSLRDAAIWDEVKDRLDENAYGLSGGQQQRLCIARCLAIEPDVILMDEPTSALDPISTLKVEDLIKQLKEKYSIVIVTHNMQQAARVSDKTAFFLNGELIEYTNTNQLFSNPEDKRTEDYITGRFG from the coding sequence ATGTCAGTATTTACGAAACCTGTTATGGAAGAACAGCCAATTACGGAGGAAGTGAAGAAAAAGAGAGTGTTTGACATCTCCGATTTAAACCTGTGGTATGGGGAGGATCAAGCATTAAAAGATATTAATTTGGAAATTGTTGAAAACGACATTACAGCGATTATTGGCCCGTCAGGTTGTGGGAAATCTACTTTTTTAAAAACATTAAATCGAATGGTTGAACTTGTCCCTATTGTGAAAACATCTGGGACCATTAAATATAAAGATCAAAATATATTTGCACCAAAATATCAAGTAGAAGATTTGCGTACACGTGTCGGTATGGTTTTCCAAAAACCTAATCCCTTTCCAAAGTCGATTTACGATAACGTGGCTTATGGACCGAGGATTCACGGCATTAAAAAGAAGAAAGACCTAGATGCAATAGTAGAGAAAAGTTTGCGCGATGCTGCAATATGGGATGAAGTGAAAGATCGTTTGGATGAAAATGCGTATGGTTTATCTGGTGGTCAGCAACAGCGATTATGCATAGCCCGTTGTTTAGCAATTGAACCTGACGTCATCTTAATGGATGAGCCAACTTCTGCCCTTGATCCAATCTCTACATTAAAAGTTGAAGACCTCATTAAACAGTTAAAAGAGAAATACAGTATAGTGATTGTTACCCACAACATGCAACAGGCAGCACGTGTATCTGATAAAACAGCATTTTTCTTAAATGGTGAATTAATTGAGTATACGAATACGAACCAATTATTTTCCAACCCAGAGGATAAGCGAACAGAAGACTATATTACAGGTCGATTCGGTTAA
- the pstA gene encoding phosphate ABC transporter permease PstA, which yields MKQMSQQQWNKHLIRRTIISRIFHVMIFGATLVGLVVLISLLYRILTQGIAYVDWGFINGFPAPYPEEAGILAGIVGSLLLMGIVAPVSMIIGISTALYLEEYAVKNKIARFIQANIQNLAAVPSIVYGLLGLTFFVYFMRLGYTLIAGGLTMSLLVLPIVVVASQEAIRSVPNDLKAASFGMGASKWQTIVRVIMPAALPGILTGTILALSRAIGETAPLLIVGAAAAIFTLPGKLTDPYTVMPIQIYNWVSRPEAEWQFVSAAGIIVLLVILLCMNTVAVIIRNKFSRRL from the coding sequence ATGAAACAAATGTCGCAACAACAATGGAACAAACATTTAATAAGAAGGACAATCATTAGTCGTATTTTCCATGTCATGATTTTTGGTGCTACTTTAGTAGGGTTAGTTGTACTCATTTCTCTTCTTTACCGTATTTTGACTCAAGGAATTGCGTATGTAGACTGGGGTTTCATAAACGGCTTTCCAGCACCATATCCCGAGGAAGCCGGTATATTAGCGGGGATTGTAGGTTCTTTATTACTAATGGGGATTGTAGCACCTGTTTCGATGATCATAGGAATCTCAACAGCCTTATATTTAGAGGAATATGCTGTCAAAAATAAAATTGCTAGATTTATTCAGGCAAATATTCAAAACTTAGCCGCGGTTCCGTCCATTGTATATGGATTGCTCGGTCTAACCTTTTTCGTCTACTTCATGAGACTCGGATACACATTAATTGCAGGTGGATTAACGATGAGTTTACTTGTTCTCCCAATCGTAGTGGTTGCATCACAAGAAGCGATACGATCAGTGCCGAATGACTTAAAAGCTGCTTCGTTCGGTATGGGGGCGTCAAAGTGGCAAACTATTGTCAGGGTCATTATGCCTGCTGCGCTCCCGGGGATATTAACAGGCACTATTTTAGCTCTATCAAGGGCAATTGGTGAAACTGCCCCTTTATTAATTGTAGGTGCTGCAGCTGCCATATTTACATTACCAGGAAAGTTAACAGATCCTTATACAGTTATGCCGATTCAAATTTACAACTGGGTAAGTAGACCTGAGGCAGAGTGGCAGTTCGTATCTGCTGCAGGAATTATTGTTTTATTAGTTATCCTACTTTGTATGAATACTGTTGCGGTCATCATACGGAACAAATTTAGTCGTCGTTTATAA
- the phoU gene encoding phosphate signaling complex protein PhoU, with the protein MSVREHFQDDLEGLKELIKDLAKDVRQRLDEAVYTLYHKDVEGAQKIIDDDKELDQKELIINEKAILLITKEQPFATDLRRLIIALKISSDLERMADHAVNIAKSTLRLGEAHSLTIHPNIDKMCAKAIDMVTLAIQAFEQEDITLAKKLADLDDEIDAMHSQVIRDMLQHTESNPEVIQHIMQMAFSSRYIERFADHITNIGENVFYLVKGETYDLNK; encoded by the coding sequence ATGAGTGTACGTGAACACTTTCAGGACGATTTAGAGGGATTGAAGGAATTGATTAAAGATTTAGCGAAAGATGTTCGTCAACGATTAGATGAAGCTGTATATACGTTGTACCATAAAGATGTAGAGGGTGCCCAAAAAATCATTGATGATGATAAAGAGTTGGATCAAAAGGAACTCATTATAAATGAGAAAGCTATCTTACTCATTACGAAAGAACAACCATTTGCTACTGATTTAAGAAGGTTAATTATTGCGTTGAAAATCTCTTCTGATTTAGAAAGAATGGCAGACCATGCGGTTAATATAGCAAAATCAACATTACGTCTCGGTGAAGCCCATTCATTAACGATTCATCCGAATATAGATAAAATGTGTGCAAAAGCAATTGATATGGTAACGTTAGCTATCCAAGCCTTTGAACAAGAAGATATTACATTAGCGAAAAAATTAGCGGATTTGGACGATGAAATCGATGCAATGCACAGTCAAGTGATTCGCGATATGTTACAGCATACGGAATCGAATCCGGAGGTTATTCAGCACATTATGCAAATGGCATTTAGTTCTCGGTATATTGAGCGTTTCGCTGATCATATAACGAACATTGGGGAAAATGTCTTTTACCTAGTTAAAGGGGAGACATACGATTTAAATAAATA
- the pstC gene encoding phosphate ABC transporter permease subunit PstC, whose protein sequence is MDAFEANKHSLDVQKKIKEKKDRIKLLRKGERLVPIFLLFCAGLSVLTTIGIVVTLVKEALVFFSEVSPADFFLNKDWRPWQGDYGVLPLITGTLLITLIATIVAVPLGIASAIFLSEYAGEKTRKTIKPVLEVLAGIPTVVYGFFALTFVTPLLETFIPNIKVFNALSAGIVVGIMIIPMIASLSEDAMNSVPNGLREGALAMGATKFEVAIKVVLPAAFSGVVASVVLAISRAIGETMIVTIAAGVTPNFTFDPTESIQTLTAFIVQGTSGDTTYGSTIYYSVYAVGITLFVFTLIMNLISQRIARRFREEY, encoded by the coding sequence ATGGATGCTTTTGAAGCCAATAAGCACAGTTTGGATGTACAAAAAAAAATTAAAGAAAAAAAAGATAGAATTAAGTTGTTGAGAAAAGGGGAAAGACTAGTACCCATCTTCCTGTTGTTTTGTGCAGGTCTCTCTGTCCTAACAACAATCGGTATTGTGGTTACATTAGTAAAAGAGGCATTAGTATTTTTTAGTGAAGTATCTCCAGCTGATTTTTTTCTAAATAAAGATTGGCGTCCATGGCAAGGAGACTATGGTGTATTACCCCTGATTACAGGAACATTACTCATTACACTCATTGCAACGATTGTAGCAGTTCCCTTAGGAATTGCCTCTGCCATTTTTTTGAGTGAGTATGCGGGGGAAAAAACGAGAAAAACAATTAAACCAGTATTGGAAGTATTAGCTGGTATTCCTACAGTAGTTTACGGATTTTTTGCTTTGACATTTGTAACACCACTGTTAGAAACCTTTATTCCCAATATTAAAGTGTTCAATGCGTTAAGTGCAGGGATAGTTGTCGGAATTATGATTATACCGATGATTGCTTCTTTATCTGAAGATGCAATGAACTCTGTGCCGAATGGTTTGCGGGAAGGGGCCCTAGCAATGGGCGCGACAAAATTCGAAGTAGCGATAAAAGTTGTATTACCTGCTGCCTTTTCAGGTGTTGTCGCTTCCGTTGTTTTAGCTATTTCCCGGGCAATTGGGGAAACGATGATTGTCACGATTGCTGCTGGTGTAACACCAAACTTTACGTTCGATCCGACAGAATCGATTCAAACGTTAACTGCATTTATCGTTCAAGGTACGTCCGGTGATACAACGTATGGATCAACGATTTATTACAGTGTTTATGCTGTCGGAATAACATTGTTCGTCTTTACACTCATTATGAACCTTATTTCACAACGAATTGCCCGTAGGTTTAGGGAGGAATATTAA